GTCCCGAAAATCTTGTCGCCGGCGTCGCCGAGACCCGGAATGATGTAGCCCTGCTCGTTCAGGTGCGAATCGAGCGACGCCGCGTAGATCTGCACGTCCGGATGTGCCTCGTTGACGAGCTTGACGCCTTCGGGCGCCGCGACCATGACGATGGCCTTGATCTCCTTGCAGCCCTTGCGCTTGAGCATGTCGATCGTCGCGACCAACGAGCCGCCGGTGGCGAGCATCGGGTCGATGATCAATGCCAGCCGGTCATCCAGATCGCCGACGAATTTCTCGAAATACGGCTCGGGCTGCAGCGTTTCCTCGTTGCGGGCCAGACCGACGACGCTGATCTTGGCCGACGGCACCAGATCGAGCACGCCGTTGAGCATGCCGATGCCGGCGCGCAGGATCGGCACCACGGTCATCTTCTTGCCCTTGATCTGCTGGACGTCGACCGGGCCGCACCAGCCGTCGATGGTCACCGGTTCGAGCGGAAGGTCACGGGTTGCCTCGTACGCCAGCAACCGGGCCAGCTCGTCGGTCAGCATGCGGAACTTGTTGGTGCTGATCTCGGCGGCGCGCAGCAGGGAAAGCTTGTGCTGCACCAGCGGGTGGTCGACGACGTGGATATGCATGGTGAATCTCGACAGATTGAAAGTATGGATTGATTGTATCCGCCCGCAGCGCACGCGCCATTGACGAAACACCAGGGTCGCCGTTCGGCCGCGGCACATGACACGGCCCCCGCCGGCCAGCGACTACCCGGCCCGGACAGAGTCCGGCCTGAACAACGGGCGGCATATAAATAAAGCGACGGGTACGAAAAACCGGCCGCGGACCGTTACCTGAACGTGCCCGAGCTGCGCCGGCGGGAACGCATGCCGCCGATCCGGCCGCCGACGACCGCGACGGGATGGCCTGCAATCCAACAAGCAGGGGCATGATCCGCAACCGGTAGCCGGGTTTTGGTAGAATCGCCGCAGTCTACGTCGGCCGGATCGCGCCGAAAACAGGAATTATGCTCATGCGCTTGCGTCGTCTCTCCCTTGCCCTGCTGCTGCTTGCCGGAACCGCCCAGGCCGGCGACAAGGAAGACATCCAGCAGTTGCTGCAGACGCGCCAGTACGCGCCGGCGCTCGAGCGTGCCGACAAGGTGCTCGCCAAGAATCCGAAAGACCCGCAGATCCGTTTCATGCGCGGGCTGGCGCTGACCGAACTCGGCCGCAGCGACGAAGCGATCAAGTCCTTCGTCAGCCTGTCCGAGGACTACCCGCAACTGCCCGAGCCGTACAACAACCTTGCGGTGCTGTACGCACAGCAAAACCAGTACGAGAAGGCGCGCACCGCGCTGCAGATGGCGATCCAGACCAATCCGAGCTACGCGACCGCACAGGAAAACCTCGGCGACCTGTACGCAAGGCTCGCGTCGCAGGCCTACGACAAGGCCTTGCAACTCGACGGCAACAAGGGGTCGGCGCAGACCAAGCTCAAGCTCGTCAACGAACTCTTCACCCGCAACGCCGTACCGGCCCGGCCGGCTGCTGCGCCGGTAAAGGTCGTACCGACGCCGGTCGCCGTTGCCGCGGCACAGGTCAAGCCGGTCGCGACGCCGAAACCCTCCCCGACACCGGCACCGACCCCTGCTCCGACACCGGCGCCAACGCCGAAGCCCTCTCCGTCGCCGACGCCTGCACCAACCCCGGCTCCGGCACCCAAGGTCGACGCGCGCCAGCAGGACGTCGTTGCCGCAGTCCAGCGCTGGGCACAGGCCTGGGAGCGGCAGAACGTCGGAGGCTATCTGGATTCGTACGCCAGAGACTACGCGCCGGCCGGCCAGAACCATGCCGCCTGGGCGAAGGAGCGCCGCGAGCGCGTGTCGGCACCGAAGTCGATCGAGGTCAAGCTGTCCGACATCCGCGTCGACTTCAGCGACGACAAGACCGCCAAGGTCAGGCTGCGGCAGAGCTACCGTTCTGACCGGCTGACCAGCA
This window of the Jeongeupia sp. USM3 genome carries:
- a CDS encoding tetratricopeptide repeat protein — its product is MRLRRLSLALLLLAGTAQAGDKEDIQQLLQTRQYAPALERADKVLAKNPKDPQIRFMRGLALTELGRSDEAIKSFVSLSEDYPQLPEPYNNLAVLYAQQNQYEKARTALQMAIQTNPSYATAQENLGDLYARLASQAYDKALQLDGNKGSAQTKLKLVNELFTRNAVPARPAAAPVKVVPTPVAVAAAQVKPVATPKPSPTPAPTPAPTPAPTPKPSPSPTPAPTPAPAPKVDARQQDVVAAVQRWAQAWERQNVGGYLDSYARDYAPAGQNHAAWAKERRERVSAPKSIEVKLSDIRVDFSDDKTAKVRLRQSYRSDRLTSTTGKTLILEKTGGDWLIREERSGR
- the upp gene encoding uracil phosphoribosyltransferase, whose translation is MHIHVVDHPLVQHKLSLLRAAEISTNKFRMLTDELARLLAYEATRDLPLEPVTIDGWCGPVDVQQIKGKKMTVVPILRAGIGMLNGVLDLVPSAKISVVGLARNEETLQPEPYFEKFVGDLDDRLALIIDPMLATGGSLVATIDMLKRKGCKEIKAIVMVAAPEGVKLVNEAHPDVQIYAASLDSHLNEQGYIIPGLGDAGDKIFGTR